In a genomic window of Glycine max cultivar Williams 82 chromosome 13, Glycine_max_v4.0, whole genome shotgun sequence:
- the LOC100781365 gene encoding uncharacterized protein isoform X2: protein MVCSPGSGRMEVMARLLAAGTFSHTVADDFAREKLAAEYICRELREADEANLLHEEDMHVYGESPMTDALQLVCCNTCKKPIKDSQFAAHAELCRSLKLTEQTMVELDTGNRKPPRKEKKKLGASSANQASAVGEQRRSESIDNIDSALSQSHLNSQIRVVPFSNEVTGYSSCVGAALIMDGTGIDAGNRDHSASVMYPPTKRHKFKHTSTCIRKPWNRIWRDKNCNFLERTISQRGDPNHKNRGQVLVQHQGIMKNDSPAPLATKIYYSQRTNRLRARIRHLYFQDLNGQCCTDVVCPKTSHAEMVAFQDSSLRDPSFDQMDNVHEGRLPAQKSDHILAKSSEIGLLKAGGLPSSGLPNQFLDNVSRSAGTNGGLTRSNFLPTSYSFVSNTGNPLGTMQQPNGSVPVI from the exons ATGGTATGTTCCCCAGGAAGTGGGAGAATGGAAGTCATGGCAAGGCTTCTCGCTGCTGGGACTTTCTCTCACACTGTAGCAG ATGACTTTGCCCGTGAGAAGTTGGCTGCTGAGTATATTTGTAGAGAACTACGTGAGGCAGATGAAGCAAATTTGCTTCACGAAGAAG ATATGCATGTCTATGGTGAGAGCCCCATGACTGATGCTTTGCAGCTG GTATGCTGCAACACTTGCAAGAAACCAATCAAGGACAGTCAATTTGCTGCTCATGCAG AACTTTGTAGGTCATTAAAGCTCACAGAACAGACTATGGTGGAGCTTGACACTGGGAATCGAAAACctccaaggaaggaaaagaaaaagttaggAGCTTCTTCTGCAA ACCAAGCTTCTGCAGTTGGGGAGCAGAGAAGGTCCGAGTCTATAGACAATATTGACTCTGCTTTGTCACAATCCCACTTGAATAGTCAAATCAGAGTGGTTCCCTTTTCCAATGAGGTAACAG GATACTCAAGTTGTGTAGGTGCAGCATTGATCATGGATGGTACTGGCATTGATGCTGGAAATAGAGATCACTCAGCCTCTGTAATGTATCCTCCAACAAAACGTCATAAATT CAAACATACATCTACCTGTATTAGAAAGCCATGGAACAGAATCTGGAGAGACAAAAACT GTAATTTCCTGGAAAGAACTATTTCACAACGTGGAGATCCTAACCATAAAAACCGTGGGCAGGTCCTTGTGCAACATCAAGGCATAATGAAGAatg attctCCTGCACCCCTTGCTACGAAGATATATTATTCACAAAGGACCAATCGACTGCGTGCCAGAATTCGTCATCTTTACTTCCAGGACTTAAATGGGCAATGTTGTACTGATGTTGTGTGTCCAAAGACTTCACATGCAGAGATGGTCGCATTCCAAGATTCATCTCTGAGGGACCCTTCATTTGATCAAATGGACAATGTGCATGAG ggcCGATTGCCTGCTCAAAAATCTGATCATATTCTTGCAAAAAGCTCAGAAATTGGCTTGCTTAAGGCAGGGGGACTGCCAAGTAGTGGCTTGCCAAATCAATTTCTTGATAATGTTTCTAGGTCTGCAGGCACTAATGGTGGTTTGACTAGAAGCAACTTTCTTCCAACATCTTATTCTTTTGTGAGCAACACAG GAAATCCACTGGGAACAATGCAGCAACCAAATGGGAGTGTTCCTGTTATTTAG
- the LOC100781365 gene encoding uncharacterized protein isoform X4, with product MVCSPGSGRMEVMARLLAAGTFSHTVADDFAREKLAAEYICRELREADEANLLHEEDMHVYGESPMTDALQLVCCNTCKKPIKDSQFAAHAELCRSLKLTEQTMVELDTGNRKPPRKEKKKLGASSANQASAVGEQRRSESIDNIDSALSQSHLNSQIRVVPFSNEVTGYSSCVGAALIMDGTGIDAGNRDHSASDSKHTSTCIRKPWNRIWRDKNCNFLERTISQRGDPNHKNRGQVLVQHQGIMKNDSPAPLATKIYYSQRTNRLRARIRHLYFQDLNGQCCTDVVCPKTSHAEMVAFQDSSLRDPSFDQMDNVHEGRLPAQKSDHILAKSSEIGLLKAGGLPSSGLPNQFLDNVSRSAGTNGGLTRSNFLPTSYSFVSNTGNPLGTMQQPNGSVPVI from the exons ATGGTATGTTCCCCAGGAAGTGGGAGAATGGAAGTCATGGCAAGGCTTCTCGCTGCTGGGACTTTCTCTCACACTGTAGCAG ATGACTTTGCCCGTGAGAAGTTGGCTGCTGAGTATATTTGTAGAGAACTACGTGAGGCAGATGAAGCAAATTTGCTTCACGAAGAAG ATATGCATGTCTATGGTGAGAGCCCCATGACTGATGCTTTGCAGCTG GTATGCTGCAACACTTGCAAGAAACCAATCAAGGACAGTCAATTTGCTGCTCATGCAG AACTTTGTAGGTCATTAAAGCTCACAGAACAGACTATGGTGGAGCTTGACACTGGGAATCGAAAACctccaaggaaggaaaagaaaaagttaggAGCTTCTTCTGCAA ACCAAGCTTCTGCAGTTGGGGAGCAGAGAAGGTCCGAGTCTATAGACAATATTGACTCTGCTTTGTCACAATCCCACTTGAATAGTCAAATCAGAGTGGTTCCCTTTTCCAATGAGGTAACAG GATACTCAAGTTGTGTAGGTGCAGCATTGATCATGGATGGTACTGGCATTGATGCTGGAAATAGAGATCACTCAGCCTCT GATAGCAAACATACATCTACCTGTATTAGAAAGCCATGGAACAGAATCTGGAGAGACAAAAACT GTAATTTCCTGGAAAGAACTATTTCACAACGTGGAGATCCTAACCATAAAAACCGTGGGCAGGTCCTTGTGCAACATCAAGGCATAATGAAGAatg attctCCTGCACCCCTTGCTACGAAGATATATTATTCACAAAGGACCAATCGACTGCGTGCCAGAATTCGTCATCTTTACTTCCAGGACTTAAATGGGCAATGTTGTACTGATGTTGTGTGTCCAAAGACTTCACATGCAGAGATGGTCGCATTCCAAGATTCATCTCTGAGGGACCCTTCATTTGATCAAATGGACAATGTGCATGAG ggcCGATTGCCTGCTCAAAAATCTGATCATATTCTTGCAAAAAGCTCAGAAATTGGCTTGCTTAAGGCAGGGGGACTGCCAAGTAGTGGCTTGCCAAATCAATTTCTTGATAATGTTTCTAGGTCTGCAGGCACTAATGGTGGTTTGACTAGAAGCAACTTTCTTCCAACATCTTATTCTTTTGTGAGCAACACAG GAAATCCACTGGGAACAATGCAGCAACCAAATGGGAGTGTTCCTGTTATTTAG
- the LOC100781365 gene encoding uncharacterized protein isoform X1: MVCSPGSGRMEVMARLLAAGTFSHTVADDFAREKLAAEYICRELREADEANLLHEEDMHVYGESPMTDALQLVCCNTCKKPIKDSQFAAHAELCRSLKLTEQTMVELDTGNRKPPRKEKKKLGASSATSAVGEQRRSESIDNIDSALSQSHLNSQIRVVPFSNEVTGYSSCVGAALIMDGTGIDAGNRDHSASVMYPPTKRHKLIANIHLPVLESHGTESGETKTVSFTDGITCNFLERTISQRGDPNHKNRGQVLVQHQGIMKNDSPAPLATKIYYSQRTNRLRARIRHLYFQDLNGQCCTDVVCPKTSHAEMVAFQDSSLRDPSFDQMDNVHEGRLPAQKSDHILAKSSEIGLLKAGGLPSSGLPNQFLDNVSRSAGTNGGLTRSNFLPTSYSFVSNTGNPLGTMQQPNGSVPVI, encoded by the exons ATGGTATGTTCCCCAGGAAGTGGGAGAATGGAAGTCATGGCAAGGCTTCTCGCTGCTGGGACTTTCTCTCACACTGTAGCAG ATGACTTTGCCCGTGAGAAGTTGGCTGCTGAGTATATTTGTAGAGAACTACGTGAGGCAGATGAAGCAAATTTGCTTCACGAAGAAG ATATGCATGTCTATGGTGAGAGCCCCATGACTGATGCTTTGCAGCTG GTATGCTGCAACACTTGCAAGAAACCAATCAAGGACAGTCAATTTGCTGCTCATGCAG AACTTTGTAGGTCATTAAAGCTCACAGAACAGACTATGGTGGAGCTTGACACTGGGAATCGAAAACctccaaggaaggaaaagaaaaagttaggAGCTTCTTCTGCAA CTTCTGCAGTTGGGGAGCAGAGAAGGTCCGAGTCTATAGACAATATTGACTCTGCTTTGTCACAATCCCACTTGAATAGTCAAATCAGAGTGGTTCCCTTTTCCAATGAGGTAACAG GATACTCAAGTTGTGTAGGTGCAGCATTGATCATGGATGGTACTGGCATTGATGCTGGAAATAGAGATCACTCAGCCTCTGTAATGTATCCTCCAACAAAACGTCATAAATT GATAGCAAACATACATCTACCTGTATTAGAAAGCCATGGAACAGAATCTGGAGAGACAAAAACTGTGAGTTTCACAGATGGAATTACTT GTAATTTCCTGGAAAGAACTATTTCACAACGTGGAGATCCTAACCATAAAAACCGTGGGCAGGTCCTTGTGCAACATCAAGGCATAATGAAGAatg attctCCTGCACCCCTTGCTACGAAGATATATTATTCACAAAGGACCAATCGACTGCGTGCCAGAATTCGTCATCTTTACTTCCAGGACTTAAATGGGCAATGTTGTACTGATGTTGTGTGTCCAAAGACTTCACATGCAGAGATGGTCGCATTCCAAGATTCATCTCTGAGGGACCCTTCATTTGATCAAATGGACAATGTGCATGAG ggcCGATTGCCTGCTCAAAAATCTGATCATATTCTTGCAAAAAGCTCAGAAATTGGCTTGCTTAAGGCAGGGGGACTGCCAAGTAGTGGCTTGCCAAATCAATTTCTTGATAATGTTTCTAGGTCTGCAGGCACTAATGGTGGTTTGACTAGAAGCAACTTTCTTCCAACATCTTATTCTTTTGTGAGCAACACAG GAAATCCACTGGGAACAATGCAGCAACCAAATGGGAGTGTTCCTGTTATTTAG
- the LOC100781365 gene encoding uncharacterized protein isoform X5: MVCSPGSGRMEVMARLLAAGTFSHTVADMHVYGESPMTDALQLVCCNTCKKPIKDSQFAAHAELCRSLKLTEQTMVELDTGNRKPPRKEKKKLGASSANQASAVGEQRRSESIDNIDSALSQSHLNSQIRVVPFSNEVTGYSSCVGAALIMDGTGIDAGNRDHSASVMYPPTKRHKLIANIHLPVLESHGTESGETKTVSFTDGITCNFLERTISQRGDPNHKNRGQVLVQHQGIMKNDSPAPLATKIYYSQRTNRLRARIRHLYFQDLNGQCCTDVVCPKTSHAEMVAFQDSSLRDPSFDQMDNVHEGRLPAQKSDHILAKSSEIGLLKAGGLPSSGLPNQFLDNVSRSAGTNGGLTRSNFLPTSYSFVSNTGNPLGTMQQPNGSVPVI; the protein is encoded by the exons ATGGTATGTTCCCCAGGAAGTGGGAGAATGGAAGTCATGGCAAGGCTTCTCGCTGCTGGGACTTTCTCTCACACTGTAGCAG ATATGCATGTCTATGGTGAGAGCCCCATGACTGATGCTTTGCAGCTG GTATGCTGCAACACTTGCAAGAAACCAATCAAGGACAGTCAATTTGCTGCTCATGCAG AACTTTGTAGGTCATTAAAGCTCACAGAACAGACTATGGTGGAGCTTGACACTGGGAATCGAAAACctccaaggaaggaaaagaaaaagttaggAGCTTCTTCTGCAA ACCAAGCTTCTGCAGTTGGGGAGCAGAGAAGGTCCGAGTCTATAGACAATATTGACTCTGCTTTGTCACAATCCCACTTGAATAGTCAAATCAGAGTGGTTCCCTTTTCCAATGAGGTAACAG GATACTCAAGTTGTGTAGGTGCAGCATTGATCATGGATGGTACTGGCATTGATGCTGGAAATAGAGATCACTCAGCCTCTGTAATGTATCCTCCAACAAAACGTCATAAATT GATAGCAAACATACATCTACCTGTATTAGAAAGCCATGGAACAGAATCTGGAGAGACAAAAACTGTGAGTTTCACAGATGGAATTACTT GTAATTTCCTGGAAAGAACTATTTCACAACGTGGAGATCCTAACCATAAAAACCGTGGGCAGGTCCTTGTGCAACATCAAGGCATAATGAAGAatg attctCCTGCACCCCTTGCTACGAAGATATATTATTCACAAAGGACCAATCGACTGCGTGCCAGAATTCGTCATCTTTACTTCCAGGACTTAAATGGGCAATGTTGTACTGATGTTGTGTGTCCAAAGACTTCACATGCAGAGATGGTCGCATTCCAAGATTCATCTCTGAGGGACCCTTCATTTGATCAAATGGACAATGTGCATGAG ggcCGATTGCCTGCTCAAAAATCTGATCATATTCTTGCAAAAAGCTCAGAAATTGGCTTGCTTAAGGCAGGGGGACTGCCAAGTAGTGGCTTGCCAAATCAATTTCTTGATAATGTTTCTAGGTCTGCAGGCACTAATGGTGGTTTGACTAGAAGCAACTTTCTTCCAACATCTTATTCTTTTGTGAGCAACACAG GAAATCCACTGGGAACAATGCAGCAACCAAATGGGAGTGTTCCTGTTATTTAG
- the LOC100781365 gene encoding uncharacterized protein isoform X3 produces MVCSPGSGRMEVMARLLAAGTFSHTVADDFAREKLAAEYICRELREADEANLLHEEDMHVYGESPMTDALQLVCCNTCKKPIKDSQFAAHAELCRSLKLTEQTMVELDTGNRKPPRKEKKKLGASSANQASAVGEQRRSESIDNIDSALSQSHLNSQIRVVPFSNEVTGYSSCVGAALIMDGTGIDAGNRDHSASVMYPPTKRHKLIANIHLPVLESHGTESGETKTVSFTDGITCNFLERTISQRGDPNHKNRGQVLVQHQGIMKNDSPAPLATKIYYSQRTNRLRARIRHLYFQDLNGQCCTDVVCPKTSHAEMVAFQDSSLRDPSFDQMDNVHEGRLPAQKSDHILAKSSEIGLLKAGGLPSSGLPNQFLDNVSRSAGTNGGLTRSNFLPTSYSFVSNTGNPLGTMQQPNGSVPVI; encoded by the exons ATGGTATGTTCCCCAGGAAGTGGGAGAATGGAAGTCATGGCAAGGCTTCTCGCTGCTGGGACTTTCTCTCACACTGTAGCAG ATGACTTTGCCCGTGAGAAGTTGGCTGCTGAGTATATTTGTAGAGAACTACGTGAGGCAGATGAAGCAAATTTGCTTCACGAAGAAG ATATGCATGTCTATGGTGAGAGCCCCATGACTGATGCTTTGCAGCTG GTATGCTGCAACACTTGCAAGAAACCAATCAAGGACAGTCAATTTGCTGCTCATGCAG AACTTTGTAGGTCATTAAAGCTCACAGAACAGACTATGGTGGAGCTTGACACTGGGAATCGAAAACctccaaggaaggaaaagaaaaagttaggAGCTTCTTCTGCAA ACCAAGCTTCTGCAGTTGGGGAGCAGAGAAGGTCCGAGTCTATAGACAATATTGACTCTGCTTTGTCACAATCCCACTTGAATAGTCAAATCAGAGTGGTTCCCTTTTCCAATGAGGTAACAG GATACTCAAGTTGTGTAGGTGCAGCATTGATCATGGATGGTACTGGCATTGATGCTGGAAATAGAGATCACTCAGCCTCTGTAATGTATCCTCCAACAAAACGTCATAAATT GATAGCAAACATACATCTACCTGTATTAGAAAGCCATGGAACAGAATCTGGAGAGACAAAAACTGTGAGTTTCACAGATGGAATTACTT GTAATTTCCTGGAAAGAACTATTTCACAACGTGGAGATCCTAACCATAAAAACCGTGGGCAGGTCCTTGTGCAACATCAAGGCATAATGAAGAatg attctCCTGCACCCCTTGCTACGAAGATATATTATTCACAAAGGACCAATCGACTGCGTGCCAGAATTCGTCATCTTTACTTCCAGGACTTAAATGGGCAATGTTGTACTGATGTTGTGTGTCCAAAGACTTCACATGCAGAGATGGTCGCATTCCAAGATTCATCTCTGAGGGACCCTTCATTTGATCAAATGGACAATGTGCATGAG ggcCGATTGCCTGCTCAAAAATCTGATCATATTCTTGCAAAAAGCTCAGAAATTGGCTTGCTTAAGGCAGGGGGACTGCCAAGTAGTGGCTTGCCAAATCAATTTCTTGATAATGTTTCTAGGTCTGCAGGCACTAATGGTGGTTTGACTAGAAGCAACTTTCTTCCAACATCTTATTCTTTTGTGAGCAACACAG GAAATCCACTGGGAACAATGCAGCAACCAAATGGGAGTGTTCCTGTTATTTAG
- the LOC100781365 gene encoding uncharacterized protein isoform X6 yields the protein MHVYGESPMTDALQLVCCNTCKKPIKDSQFAAHAELCRSLKLTEQTMVELDTGNRKPPRKEKKKLGASSANQASAVGEQRRSESIDNIDSALSQSHLNSQIRVVPFSNEVTGYSSCVGAALIMDGTGIDAGNRDHSASVMYPPTKRHKLIANIHLPVLESHGTESGETKTVSFTDGITCNFLERTISQRGDPNHKNRGQVLVQHQGIMKNDSPAPLATKIYYSQRTNRLRARIRHLYFQDLNGQCCTDVVCPKTSHAEMVAFQDSSLRDPSFDQMDNVHEGRLPAQKSDHILAKSSEIGLLKAGGLPSSGLPNQFLDNVSRSAGTNGGLTRSNFLPTSYSFVSNTGNPLGTMQQPNGSVPVI from the exons ATGCATGTCTATGGTGAGAGCCCCATGACTGATGCTTTGCAGCTG GTATGCTGCAACACTTGCAAGAAACCAATCAAGGACAGTCAATTTGCTGCTCATGCAG AACTTTGTAGGTCATTAAAGCTCACAGAACAGACTATGGTGGAGCTTGACACTGGGAATCGAAAACctccaaggaaggaaaagaaaaagttaggAGCTTCTTCTGCAA ACCAAGCTTCTGCAGTTGGGGAGCAGAGAAGGTCCGAGTCTATAGACAATATTGACTCTGCTTTGTCACAATCCCACTTGAATAGTCAAATCAGAGTGGTTCCCTTTTCCAATGAGGTAACAG GATACTCAAGTTGTGTAGGTGCAGCATTGATCATGGATGGTACTGGCATTGATGCTGGAAATAGAGATCACTCAGCCTCTGTAATGTATCCTCCAACAAAACGTCATAAATT GATAGCAAACATACATCTACCTGTATTAGAAAGCCATGGAACAGAATCTGGAGAGACAAAAACTGTGAGTTTCACAGATGGAATTACTT GTAATTTCCTGGAAAGAACTATTTCACAACGTGGAGATCCTAACCATAAAAACCGTGGGCAGGTCCTTGTGCAACATCAAGGCATAATGAAGAatg attctCCTGCACCCCTTGCTACGAAGATATATTATTCACAAAGGACCAATCGACTGCGTGCCAGAATTCGTCATCTTTACTTCCAGGACTTAAATGGGCAATGTTGTACTGATGTTGTGTGTCCAAAGACTTCACATGCAGAGATGGTCGCATTCCAAGATTCATCTCTGAGGGACCCTTCATTTGATCAAATGGACAATGTGCATGAG ggcCGATTGCCTGCTCAAAAATCTGATCATATTCTTGCAAAAAGCTCAGAAATTGGCTTGCTTAAGGCAGGGGGACTGCCAAGTAGTGGCTTGCCAAATCAATTTCTTGATAATGTTTCTAGGTCTGCAGGCACTAATGGTGGTTTGACTAGAAGCAACTTTCTTCCAACATCTTATTCTTTTGTGAGCAACACAG GAAATCCACTGGGAACAATGCAGCAACCAAATGGGAGTGTTCCTGTTATTTAG